One genomic segment of Vibrio quintilis includes these proteins:
- the ftsE gene encoding cell division ATP-binding protein FtsE, whose translation MIRFQQVSKAYRGGRQALQKVDFYLPRGEMVFVGGHSGAGKSTLLKLICAIERPTDGRIHFNGHDITRIPNRDIPFLRRNIGFVFQDHRLLMDRTVFDNVALPMRIESVSENEIKRRVSAALDKTGLLDKVRCLPSQLSGGEQQRVGIARAVVNRPTLLLADEPTGNLDPDLSHRIVRLFEEFNRAGVTILFATHDIHLVNSRPQYRHLELNQGFLSEVEDYGAKE comes from the coding sequence GTGATCAGATTTCAACAAGTGAGTAAAGCTTACCGGGGTGGAAGACAAGCCTTGCAAAAGGTTGATTTTTACCTTCCCAGGGGTGAGATGGTTTTTGTTGGCGGGCACTCAGGTGCCGGAAAAAGTACATTATTAAAACTCATTTGTGCAATTGAACGCCCGACCGATGGCCGGATTCATTTTAATGGCCACGATATAACCCGGATTCCGAACCGGGATATTCCGTTTTTGCGCAGAAATATCGGCTTTGTTTTTCAGGATCACCGATTGTTGATGGATCGCACTGTGTTTGACAATGTTGCGCTTCCTATGAGGATTGAATCTGTTTCTGAGAATGAGATTAAACGGCGGGTTTCAGCCGCGCTGGATAAAACCGGTTTGCTTGATAAGGTCCGTTGTTTACCGAGTCAGCTGTCTGGTGGAGAACAACAGCGTGTCGGAATTGCGAGAGCCGTTGTTAATCGTCCGACTTTACTTTTGGCTGATGAGCCAACAGGAAATCTTGATCCGGATTTGTCGCATCGAATTGTGCGTTTGTTTGAGGAGTTCAACCGGGCTGGCGTGACGATTTTGTTTGCTACGCATGATATTCATCTGGTTAACTCCCGCCCCCAATACCGGCATCTGGAACTGAACCAGGGTTTTTTGAGTGAGGTAGAGGACTATGGCGCCAAAGAATAA
- the ftsX gene encoding permease-like cell division protein FtsX, translated as MAPKNKRTAKKVRDSQKRPPKDGFFFIHFKQAKASFLALWSRPVGSLLTLAVISMALAMPACLYLLSKNIAYVAGHVSSPAQISVYLQEGTSEARIMVLKDALEERADVRSVDYISSQQGLAELSRYAGFEQAISLLDDYALPGVLVITPAVSTRGQIKRFAEELQSERNVTDVRMDEDWLTRFEAIKNLAAVVVVSLSLLMLAAVFLIVGNTLRFNVLENKEEIKTMKLIGATDTYILRPYLYSGMWFGLLGALVAWLFTALLTVLLDGAVNDLARLYDSQFRLIGLEWDESLLLLMIGVLIGSIAAKLSALRHLKEIEPV; from the coding sequence ATGGCGCCAAAGAATAAAAGAACAGCGAAAAAAGTCCGGGACAGTCAGAAACGTCCGCCAAAAGATGGATTTTTTTTCATTCATTTCAAACAGGCAAAAGCGTCATTTTTAGCGCTGTGGTCAAGACCTGTTGGTAGCCTGCTGACTCTGGCTGTTATCTCCATGGCTTTAGCAATGCCGGCTTGCTTGTATCTGCTTAGTAAGAATATTGCTTATGTTGCCGGTCATGTGTCATCACCTGCCCAGATTAGTGTTTATCTGCAGGAAGGAACCTCTGAAGCCAGAATCATGGTTTTGAAAGATGCGCTTGAGGAGCGGGCGGATGTCAGAAGCGTTGATTATATCTCATCCCAGCAAGGCTTAGCTGAACTGAGTCGCTATGCAGGGTTTGAACAGGCAATTAGTCTGTTGGATGATTATGCTTTACCTGGTGTACTGGTCATCACACCCGCTGTAAGTACCCGTGGGCAAATCAAGCGGTTTGCTGAAGAATTGCAAAGCGAGCGTAATGTCACTGATGTGCGGATGGATGAAGACTGGCTGACCCGTTTTGAAGCGATAAAAAATCTGGCTGCTGTTGTAGTGGTGAGTTTATCACTGTTGATGCTGGCTGCTGTCTTTCTCATTGTTGGCAACACACTGCGATTTAATGTGCTGGAAAATAAAGAAGAAATAAAGACCATGAAGCTTATCGGTGCAACTGATACGTATATTTTGCGTCCGTATTTGTACTCTGGTATGTGGTTTGGTCTCTTAGGTGCTCTGGTTGCCTGGCTTTTTACTGCTTTATTAACCGTGCTTTTAGATGGTGCTGTAAATGATCTGGCCCGCCTGTATGACAGCCAGTTTCGTTTAATTGGCCTGGAATGGGATGAGTCGTTATTGTTATTAATGATTGGCGTGCTGATTGGCAGTATTGCCGCAAAATTATCCGCTTTACGTCATTTAAAAGAAATTGAACCAGTATAA
- a CDS encoding YhgN family NAAT transporter → MEIFSIATMLFLIMDPLGNLPVVLSILKHLDPKRRRIVLLRELIAALLILMLFLFAGRNILGFLHVSPETLSISGGVILFIIAIKMIFPSAGSITGLAAGEEPFIVPMAIPMIAGPSLIASLLLLSSQYPDQLLELSLAVFLAWIGTFFILMFYGFFHKILGERGLKAIERLMGLLLVMVSTQMFLDGVKSYMAS, encoded by the coding sequence TTTCTATAGCGACCATGCTGTTTCTGATTATGGATCCGCTGGGTAATTTACCTGTTGTTCTTTCCATTTTAAAACACCTCGACCCAAAGCGTCGCCGGATCGTTTTATTGCGTGAGCTCATTGCTGCTTTGTTAATTCTTATGCTGTTTTTGTTTGCTGGCAGGAATATCCTCGGCTTTCTGCATGTGTCGCCGGAAACACTCAGTATATCCGGTGGTGTCATTCTGTTTATTATTGCCATCAAAATGATTTTTCCCAGTGCAGGTTCGATCACGGGACTGGCTGCAGGTGAAGAACCTTTCATTGTTCCTATGGCGATTCCTATGATTGCAGGCCCTTCACTTATCGCCTCTCTCTTGCTGCTTTCTTCTCAATATCCGGATCAATTACTTGAATTGTCACTGGCAGTGTTCCTGGCATGGATTGGGACGTTTTTTATTTTAATGTTCTATGGTTTCTTTCATAAAATATTGGGTGAGAGAGGGCTGAAAGCGATTGAACGACTGATGGGACTATTGTTGGTCATGGTGTCAACCCAGATGTTTTTGGATGGCGTGAAAAGTTATATGGCCAGCTAG
- the rsmD gene encoding 16S rRNA (guanine(966)-N(2))-methyltransferase RsmD gives MGKHRHSTKLRSNKPSGFIRLISGEWRGRKLPVHNAEGLRPTTDRVKETLFNWLSPDIPLSRCLDLFSGSGSLGFEAASRKAKQVTMLELDTQAYKQLQTNKETLSAHSVDIIQENTLSYLARQQPEKPYDIIFIDPPFRQGLAEQVITLLENGQWLAGDALIYLETEKEWQPDEIPAHWQLHREKTAGQVCYRLYRYH, from the coding sequence ATGGGAAAACATCGCCACTCAACCAAACTACGCTCAAACAAGCCATCCGGTTTTATCCGGCTTATCAGTGGTGAATGGAGAGGAAGAAAATTACCGGTGCACAACGCAGAAGGGTTGCGTCCAACCACTGACAGAGTCAAAGAAACGTTGTTTAACTGGTTGTCTCCTGATATTCCACTATCCCGTTGTCTGGATCTGTTTTCAGGTTCAGGCAGTCTTGGATTCGAAGCGGCTTCCCGCAAAGCAAAGCAGGTCACCATGCTTGAACTCGATACCCAGGCATACAAACAGCTCCAGACCAATAAAGAAACTCTGTCAGCACATTCGGTTGATATCATTCAGGAGAACACGCTGAGCTATTTGGCCCGCCAACAGCCGGAAAAACCATATGACATTATCTTTATTGATCCTCCCTTTCGTCAGGGCCTTGCAGAGCAAGTCATCACACTTCTGGAAAACGGCCAATGGCTTGCAGGGGATGCACTTATCTATCTGGAAACTGAAAAAGAGTGGCAACCTGATGAGATACCGGCTCACTGGCAGCTTCACAGAGAAAAGACCGCGGGACAAGTCTGTTATCGTCTGTACCGGTATCATTAA
- the ftsY gene encoding signal recognition particle-docking protein FtsY yields the protein MTEKKKRGLLSWLGFGDEPSEHEKSNESQAQETAETIEVEESEGADSGDKTVVVADRDVCEAETALTKAESDVLSEEDEKDEEPADEKPVIQEQIVQEQIVQEQIKPTESFFVRLKRGLSRTKANIGAGFFGLFKGKKIDEDLFEELEEQLLIADVGMETTVKIIKNLTEKATRHQLKDGEALYAMLKDEMAEILSQVEQPLVIDETKTPYVILMVGVNGVGKTTTIGKLARQYQAEGKKVMLAAGDTFRAAAVEQLQVWGQRNNVPVVAQHTGADSASVIFDAIEAAKARGADVVIADTAGRLQNKSNLMEELRKIVRVMKKLDDTAPHEIMLTLDAGTGQNAMSQAKLFSEVAPVTGITLTKLDGTAKGGVIFAIADQFQIPIRFIGVGEGIEDLRPFQTQEFIEALFSRDE from the coding sequence ATGACAGAAAAGAAAAAACGTGGTTTGTTATCATGGCTTGGCTTTGGTGATGAGCCATCTGAACATGAAAAATCAAATGAGTCACAAGCGCAGGAAACAGCTGAAACGATTGAAGTGGAAGAGTCGGAAGGTGCTGATTCCGGTGATAAAACAGTTGTTGTTGCAGATCGTGATGTCTGTGAAGCAGAAACTGCTTTAACGAAAGCAGAGTCTGATGTTTTGTCTGAAGAAGATGAAAAGGATGAAGAACCTGCTGATGAAAAGCCAGTCATTCAGGAGCAAATCGTTCAGGAACAAATCGTTCAGGAACAAATTAAGCCGACTGAAAGTTTTTTTGTTCGGTTGAAACGAGGCCTGAGCCGGACGAAAGCAAATATTGGTGCCGGATTTTTTGGCTTATTCAAAGGTAAGAAGATCGATGAAGATCTGTTTGAAGAGCTTGAAGAACAGTTGTTAATTGCTGATGTTGGAATGGAAACAACTGTTAAGATTATCAAAAACCTGACTGAGAAAGCGACACGTCATCAACTAAAAGATGGTGAAGCGTTATACGCTATGCTAAAAGATGAGATGGCGGAAATTTTGTCTCAGGTTGAGCAGCCATTAGTGATCGATGAAACCAAAACGCCTTATGTCATTCTGATGGTTGGTGTGAATGGTGTTGGTAAAACAACCACCATTGGGAAACTGGCCAGACAGTATCAGGCGGAAGGTAAAAAAGTAATGCTTGCTGCCGGGGATACTTTCCGTGCTGCAGCTGTAGAGCAACTTCAGGTCTGGGGACAGCGTAATAATGTACCGGTCGTTGCCCAGCATACAGGAGCAGATAGCGCTTCTGTGATTTTTGATGCAATTGAAGCGGCAAAAGCACGTGGTGCCGATGTAGTGATTGCAGATACTGCCGGTCGTTTACAGAACAAAAGTAATCTGATGGAAGAGTTGAGAAAGATCGTTCGTGTAATGAAGAAACTGGATGATACGGCACCTCATGAGATTATGTTAACACTGGATGCAGGCACCGGACAAAATGCAATGAGTCAGGCAAAATTGTTTAGTGAAGTTGCTCCGGTGACCGGGATTACACTGACTAAGCTTGATGGTACCGCGAAAGGCGGGGTTATTTTTGCCATTGCTGATCAATTCCAGATTCCGATTCGTTTTATTGGTGTTGGTGAAGGGATTGAGGATTTGCGCCCATTTCAGACTCAAGAGTTTATTGAAGCGCTGTTCAGCAGGGATGAGTAA